The Xiphophorus couchianus chromosome 18, X_couchianus-1.0, whole genome shotgun sequence DNA window TTCTCCTGTCTGATTTAAAGCCTCAATTGGAGACATTTTGGTAAATCTGCCTTAAAATCGGGTTCATTGCAAGGATGTTGCATTCTGATCCTAAATATTGGACAAGGGAAATTATCTTTTATAAACTGATGCATCTTTTGGTTGGCAGGGAAAGGTTATTAATCccaaacatgcaaataaaagtatttatgctCAGGTTTATTGCACATTAGTTCTTAGCTTTATACAAGCTAAACAGCTACTTACCTCACATAGCATAATACCAAAGGAAAAGATGTCCACTCTCTCATCGTAGCTTTTGCCTAAACAGGACATAAAATAATGATAGTATATAAATTACTAGCATAAATCAGCAGGAAAAGGGCACAGAGAAAGTCAGGATTATTTAGATTACCACATGTTCTGCTGTATATCATACCATGAATCATCTCCGGAGCCATCCAGTAGGGGTTCCCCACCACCGTGTACCTCTTCCTGCGGTCGGGCTTCTTCAGGCCCGACAGTTTTCCCTGCGTCAgcttattttcacatttatcgTCCACCATGAGCCGAGCCAGGCCAAAGTCTGCCACCACCAGAGTGTGGTCCTAAATGAGCAGATATTCAAAAAAGTGCTTTTAGTAAGTGTGATAGTCAAGATATAAGCTTCAAAATATTGTGCTTTAGCAAAGTGGTTGGAATTTTTTAACTCAAGGTTTTCAGAgatgccttttttttatgtataatgttttcttctgttaGGTCAAGCAAAATTAAtctgtacattttaaattgtttttcagcaTGGAAAAAGGTTAGTGCACAAAATATTAACACACTTAAACAATAAAGGTGTGTAAGCACAGACATATTTGAGTGGAGTAAACGTTCCTTACCTCTCGGACAAGACAGTTGTGCGAGTTCAGGTCCCGGTGGATTATGTTCATTGAATGCAAGTATGTCTAAGAGACAGATAAAAGAGGggagagggaaaataaaaataattaattaaactgGGTGATCAAAAGTTGCCTCAAAgcagaaaagtaaaattaagCTGCACtcattctgagaaaaacaaaacaaaaaaagctgatGTTTGCAAGCTTCTGAACACTTTTAGTGAGAGCTACAGGAACGATTTACACAAGGCTTGTATTGCTCTACGTTGACCACTAGAGGGAGGCAGCAGTGGTCATTGCAccttgtgctgctgctgttggaaTCAGATTGACTTCTCAGTTTCTGAACTCACCATTCCAGCAGCAATGTCCTTTGCAAAACTGACCCTCTGGTTCCAGGGAAAGTTATTGTCCTGCAAATAGAAATTGCACTTAAATTTTAGGTTTCAGCAGACAAAACTGTTAAGGGTGAGAAAACCAGATAATTTCATTATAACACATATCATCCCATGTCATTCTTACCATCTTCTTGATTATTTCCCTCAGGGTTCCTCCCTTTATGTACTCTGCAATGAAGTTGAGTCTCTTGTCTTTGTACAGGACTCCGATGAACTTGAGCACGTTGGGGTGGTCCAGGCAGCGCATCACCTTCACCTGAGGACGGATTAACAAACAGTCACTTCAGttatggagcaaaaaaaaagcaaaagtcaaCAATAATGTCGGCCTGAAGCATTTTATATAATGCCTGGGACGATAAACATCCAAAGCAAAAGGCAAGTTAAGACTTCAGTACAGCAAAcacatttgttcatttaatcacatttaatgtAACTATAAACTGATTAGGTTGCTACAAATGGTGCCACAACCGCAGCCTTCTCAGACTGGGCATTGTTACTGCTTGAGAGGTTAGGGCTACAATCACACCAAGCATTTGTCTTCCTGTTGCAAGCAAAATTAAAAGAGACCTGGTAATGTGAGACTTGCAGGGGAAAGTACAAAGCAAGCCCTTAGTAAAAGCTGCAAccacacacataaatacacagaaacattaataaataggTGCTTGAGGCTTCAATACTGAGGATGAAACACTAAGCAGAAGGCTAAATTCAGACTGTATCCTGAGGTCTTGGATGTCTGCttgctatttaaataaacataatggACACAGACACAATGAAGTGTCCGTACCGTTTAAGCTTTTTCTATTTTGCCATGTTAAAACCAGAAACTAACAATTTATGTGAGAAACCCATAATAGTGGAAAAGAAATGAGGCTtggttttaaaaggaaaaagtatgttacaaattaaatttgaaacacTGGAAATTAAAACGTCTACCCCACAATCAGACAAcatagaaccagaaccacaatgGGTCGGTGTAGATTGAAGCAAATTCATCTGTGCATTAACTTAATGATACTAAATAAATCCATAACCAGCTCTTTAGAtaagtatttttactttaactttacAACAATGCAGTACTTCATGCTGTTTTACCAgattaaatcccaataaaatatgttggagGTGAAAATCTTCAAGGGGAATAACATTCTTTTTGTTGGCTCTGGCCATATTAAAGGgaatttaattgtaattttagtAAAGACACAGTACATTAGTTTTATGAAAAGGATAAAATAGTGCGACAGAAGTCCAAATGTTTGTTCTCTGTTATAATTAAACATGAATTAAGAGTCTAGGGAGGCGTTAAGGTTTTGTGTGGGAGAGAAAAATTTGTCATTTGTGGGAGAAGAGAATGAAAGCACTCCCCCTCTTAAACTTTACCAGAGGTTATGCAAGGCATCGCCTATTCCCTGAAATTGCACCTTGTGGCTTCTTCTGACCAGTAATGTGTTGCTGTAAAAGTTGTGCTCAAACTAATTGTGAACATACTGAATCTTCTACATTAAACCTCTAACCTGCCCTGTAAGGTCTGCGCTCACctctttcagaaatgttctctgTGTTTCGTCGTCAAAACGAATCAACTCCTTCATCACCATCACCTCCCCCGTTTCCTTGTGAGTCACCTGCAACATGACACAGCCATGTACAGACAGAGATGAGCGACAGGAAGGGAGAGCATTAACCGTAAAGAGTTCATTCATGACGACATGAGAACTGAAAAAATGTCCATGAAGTGTTAAAACCAACATCTTCCCTTCCTGCGTTGAGATTCCATCCAGCTTCTCTCAATGCTGCCATCTTCTGGAGGCTTTAGGTATGCCCacatttggcagaaatgtgcAATATATAAACAGGGTTACCTTTATGGCTTGTCCGAAGCATCCCTTCCCGAGGACTTCTCCGTGGATGAGGTCAGACGGGCGGAAGATGCGGTGAGTCCGATTGGAGACGACCCGGAGCGACTCTGACCGATTGATGTCCTTCCTGTGTGAGACGGGTGATGCTGCGTTGCTGGAGCCCGGTGACTTATCAATGCTGCAGCTCCGCCTGAGAGAGACAAGAGATAAAGACAATCTGACTACAGTCCACACTGCAGTTGCATAATTTGTATGTGTTTTGTTgaggaaaattattattttagtgtttaaaataGTTAATCTGACGGCAGGCGGAAAAAGGTACATTtcacactcttattttgaatcaGACAAACAGGGGTCAAAATGCAGATCACTCAAATGGGGCCTCCCGCAGAGGCCAGAGCACAGAGCCATAAAATTAACATTCTTGCAGGCAGTGGGGGAGACCTGCCAGAGGCCAGCATTTGGGATGGTgtaaaatgaatgcaaaataaaagattgaaaccctaacatttaatttctgaatattaataccatgtttttactgaagattgtattattccatttttaaactacaaaatgatgaatgtatttgaaaactgtattatcTGTGACAATATtagaagcaaatggaaattgttacaatgaaatgttttgttttactattagaaaattgctcaggatttatgctaaatggggttttgtgaagataacctttccttgaaccaaattactggatttaagtttgtcctgagaatttatgtaaggagagatAACGGGAGAGACTCCGGATTCCACAagtatctgtgaaatcttatcttatgtttttctttacccaaATGACCGTAGAAACCAGGAGGCCAGGATGCAGCTGTTCGCTCTTTTGTGAACCagagagcaaatggcctttgatctttggcgtaAATTAGGAGGAGTTCTAAGTTTTTTtgagtgtccaaggtagcttccagttggtcaaccagaggtacgccttaattgaatatattaaaaaggaaaacacaccttcagtataagaGTTCGTGCACAGGAGTAATAATTCAGAAAGTTACCCctattttggtttttacataAGCtttctccaaagacgcgtctttgtcTTTTCGTGTTCTTCCTTCTCTATTTTTTCCTGTTACAGGTAATGAGTATATCTCTGTatttctgcagctttgttaattgattcatgTGTTGCTTCATAtagaattaaactctgtgatctgtgacgtcaacgcgcagtgtgGTGGTTCCACTTTCTAGCGGCTGCCCcgcccgctgagaggacccgggttttcaggaagaagacgagccaaacgatttgtctaaagtttttaataattattcttcctttacagtttttaaaaaaacagctatTCTTACGTGATTATGCGTGATTTCAGGTTGCTGATGTCAGGGTTGGGAGCCTGGGTGATCGGCAGGGTGGGGCTGGGGCCGTCCGACACCGGGGTGAACAGGCAGCCGTCCACCTGATCCTCGGCCTCCGAGGAGCCTCCCTCCTGAGCATGAGGGTCATGTTCGATGGTGAGCTGCAGCAGCCGGCTGGTCTCCTGGATGAGCAGGTCGATCTTGAGAAAAAGAGAGGGTTCACATGAAGACCAAACTTCAGAGTGCACTGGGGGAACACTAGAAAGTATAACCCGGCTCTCTTTTCACTGAAACAGCTGCAACACAGTAGAGGGAAGATCCTGACGGCAGTTTCTACCTCATCCAGGGGAACGTTGTGAATGGGCGTCCCATTGATTTCCAGGATCTTGTCCCCAACATGGATGGAGTTTTTTACGTCTGGGCTGATGCAGTCAGGATCCACTCTGGAGTTAACACAAGAAAACAGGACAATAAGCACATTTAAACAAAAGGATAGAAACAACACACAGCAAAGTCAGAAGTAGAAGGAAACAAGTAAGactaaatgaaatataaaaccCTTTGACACTCACTGGGACACCCTGACAGTGCGCCCATGCTCCGGGCTGAAGCCATTGGCGGGGCTGAGCGGCTGGTCAATCGCCACAGAAAAGCCCCGCCCTCTGCATCCGTTGTTCCCCTCGCCAGAGGGGGGGATGGACACAAGCGTGACGGTGTGCGGGATCCGGGAGTGCGGCGAGTCCGGCAGCGACACGGGCGTCACGATGGTCTGGTAGTAACAGTGACCGCTGCAGTCAGAAGAGAGACGGGGAATACGATCGAAGGTTTGAGAAAAGCGGCTCTGCAGGGTGCGAGAAACCATGTGAAAGAAAGCCGAGCTCTCATTACATCTGTGTTTTAAGCATTACATGTTGTTGATGAGATCCAGCTCCAGCACATGGCGTTCACTGTGCAATCATTGTGTGGAGGCTGACCTTCAACGTGAGCAACTTAGTTTCGAAAGCCAACAAACGAGACGTTTTGTGTATAAGAAATGTGCTGGGAATTAACCTACGAGGGAATCAGTTCTGTGTCTTAACCTAATGTATGATTACAGAGTAATTTATGATCTGCATTTATTGCTCCCTATGTAATTTCACTTTCAACTTAAATTGTAGAAAACCTATTTAACAAGCCGGCTGTCGAAACTGAATGTCGGTAGAAACCATTGGCCTCATTGGATCTCAGGATGACTCAGTAATGGTGAGATCACAGCTGTTGCGTTACTTGCTgattgacctttttttttttctttttcttggtcATGACGAGGTAAAAGTGTCTCCCTGTGAGGCGAGATGCCATCGCGATGAAGCAGCATGATGGAAAAGACTGGAGAGCGCCTGAAGCTTTTGGGAGTTTCATTTTCAATCATCTGCTTGAAAGCGTGCGTCTTGTGACAGTCCCACTCAAACATCCCCGCTGGTAACGCGGCTTTGAGCAAATATACAAAACGTAGACAGGATTATGAAGCTCACACCTCTTATCTGTcatgaacaaaattatttaaaagcatCGTTTTAACCATTTCGACACTTGAAGGTTAAGGTTTTAAATGCAGCAAGATGTGGTGGATGCTCACCAGTACAGTTTGGATCTCTCCACCAGCGCGTATGTGTCTCCATCACCGATAAAGGCCCTGCAGTTCAGACAGCTGAAGCATTCTGGGTGATACTTCTGTTCTCCTGCAACCTGCagggggaaaagaaaattaattattcCTTCAAACTATGCAAGGTGCTAGCTTGTTTCActgatcaaataaaaagcaacttgCTGACAAGAAAAGCTTTTAAGCAGGGCGAGTTACAAGCTACACGAGGTTTTTACGGCCGATCTGGGAAGCAGGGTGAGGTTCGGTCACCGGGGTTAAAGCAGAGCTGCAAGATCCGAGATCGAGTTTGCAGCAGCCAGATGTCTGCGGCAGCCGGGGGCAGTTTTGTAAACAAGAAGTGCAATTGAATTACTGCTATAAAAACAGAGCAGGGCAGGAGGAAATGATTCACGCTGACAGATGTGTGGATGCTGCTCTGCTGGGGGTTCACATCTCTGATTGTTCTCCACacagaaaacagctaaaataatcaaacaagtCTTTAACTGTAGTGTTGGGGAGAAAACAAGCACTTAAAGTACACCCTCTGCAGTACAATAACTGTTTataacattcatttatttaaaacattctttaaaaaaacaacttactaagcacctttttaaataagcttGCACCTTCTTGCTGACTCTTCTGCTGAAACCACTGATTAAATGGCTCTTTCCTCCACATTCCTGAGTTAATGACCTCCTTCAACTCTCTCAGGTAAATCGGTCGCTCGTCAATGAAGATAACGCACTCACTCAAACACTCAATGAGGGCCTATGGTTAAACATGAGCAGCAGCGGTCAGTGCCAAAGGTTGAGCCCACCAGAGCCGTTTCCTCCCTAGAGGCTGCGCTCAGCTTTTGCTTTCAGAGGCagatttttaatctttcttcAACCCTTCAACAGATCTAATCAACTGCAACAATCTGCAATGCTAATGACGTAAAGAAAGGCTAACAAGGGAGTTCTGCATACAAGACAATGAGGTTAAATCCATCTAATTACCCTACATGTTGTGAATCTAgcttttctgcagaataaaaaacacaaaggccACGAAAGCCAGTTTGAATTTTCCTCAATTGTgtcctgaagaaaaaaagccttaaattaaagcatttaaatcatgcaaataaatagaaatactCTGAGAAACTGACTGGGGATTGTAATTGGTCCATTTTTTGCTTGCCTTCCctcacaaaaatacagaaacaatg harbors:
- the limk1a gene encoding LIM domain kinase 1a isoform X2, whose amino-acid sequence is MSLSSNCQNKSFAPRSGASAESRRRGRQPILCCKCSASLSHWYYEKDGRLYCKKDYWAKFGELCHGCNDPITTGLIMVAGEQKYHPECFSCLNCRAFIGDGDTYALVERSKLYCGHCYYQTIVTPVSLPDSPHSRIPHTVTLVSIPPSGEGNNGCRGRGFSVAIDQPLSPANGFSPEHGRTVRVSQVDPDCISPDVKNSIHVGDKILEINGTPIHNVPLDEIDLLIQETSRLLQLTIEHDPHAQEGGSSEAEDQVDGCLFTPVSDGPSPTLPITQAPNPDISNLKSRIITRSCSIDKSPGSSNAASPVSHRKDINRSESLRVVSNRTHRIFRPSDLIHGEVLGKGCFGQAIKVTHKETGEVMVMKELIRFDDETQRTFLKEVKVMRCLDHPNVLKFIGVLYKDKRLNFIAEYIKGGTLREIIKKMDNNFPWNQRVSFAKDIAAGMTYLHSMNIIHRDLNSHNCLVREDHTLVVADFGLARLMVDDKCENKLTQGKLSGLKKPDRRKRYTVVGNPYWMAPEMIHGKSYDERVDIFSFGIMLCEIIGRVNADPDYLPRAMDFGLNISGFLENYYPPNCPPAFFPIAALCCDLDADKRPAFSKLEEWLENLKMHLDIGLPLMSELDQLHKAFWEHHSIPRPDNGLHTHPEQPE
- the limk1a gene encoding LIM domain kinase 1a isoform X1; amino-acid sequence: MRLMLLCCTWKDERMGEEEAGGRLPECAGCKERIYDEQYLQALNADWHTICFRCCKCSASLSHWYYEKDGRLYCKKDYWAKFGELCHGCNDPITTGLIMVAGEQKYHPECFSCLNCRAFIGDGDTYALVERSKLYCGHCYYQTIVTPVSLPDSPHSRIPHTVTLVSIPPSGEGNNGCRGRGFSVAIDQPLSPANGFSPEHGRTVRVSQVDPDCISPDVKNSIHVGDKILEINGTPIHNVPLDEIDLLIQETSRLLQLTIEHDPHAQEGGSSEAEDQVDGCLFTPVSDGPSPTLPITQAPNPDISNLKSRIITRSCSIDKSPGSSNAASPVSHRKDINRSESLRVVSNRTHRIFRPSDLIHGEVLGKGCFGQAIKVTHKETGEVMVMKELIRFDDETQRTFLKEVKVMRCLDHPNVLKFIGVLYKDKRLNFIAEYIKGGTLREIIKKMDNNFPWNQRVSFAKDIAAGMTYLHSMNIIHRDLNSHNCLVREDHTLVVADFGLARLMVDDKCENKLTQGKLSGLKKPDRRKRYTVVGNPYWMAPEMIHGKSYDERVDIFSFGIMLCEIIGRVNADPDYLPRAMDFGLNISGFLENYYPPNCPPAFFPIAALCCDLDADKRPAFSKLEEWLENLKMHLDIGLPLMSELDQLHKAFWEHHSIPRPDNGLHTHPEQPE
- the limk1a gene encoding LIM domain kinase 1a isoform X3, producing MVGDLFFWSFCCLRLWRRDKKVAGEQKYHPECFSCLNCRAFIGDGDTYALVERSKLYCGHCYYQTIVTPVSLPDSPHSRIPHTVTLVSIPPSGEGNNGCRGRGFSVAIDQPLSPANGFSPEHGRTVRVSQVDPDCISPDVKNSIHVGDKILEINGTPIHNVPLDEIDLLIQETSRLLQLTIEHDPHAQEGGSSEAEDQVDGCLFTPVSDGPSPTLPITQAPNPDISNLKSRIITRSCSIDKSPGSSNAASPVSHRKDINRSESLRVVSNRTHRIFRPSDLIHGEVLGKGCFGQAIKVTHKETGEVMVMKELIRFDDETQRTFLKEVKVMRCLDHPNVLKFIGVLYKDKRLNFIAEYIKGGTLREIIKKMDNNFPWNQRVSFAKDIAAGMTYLHSMNIIHRDLNSHNCLVREDHTLVVADFGLARLMVDDKCENKLTQGKLSGLKKPDRRKRYTVVGNPYWMAPEMIHGKSYDERVDIFSFGIMLCEIIGRVNADPDYLPRAMDFGLNISGFLENYYPPNCPPAFFPIAALCCDLDADKRPAFSKLEEWLENLKMHLDIGLPLMSELDQLHKAFWEHHSIPRPDNGLHTHPEQPE